One window from the genome of Breoghania sp. L-A4 encodes:
- a CDS encoding glycosyltransferase, with translation MADAGRPLRILMTNNTLASRAGSELYLLDLAVALMKKGHFPVAYSPELGEVAEELSKRTIPVIDDLREMTVAPDVIHGQHHHETMTAALRYPHVPVVYICHGWAPWQEAPPAYPTIMSYVAVDDLCRERLLTTHGISPQRITTLYNFVDLQKFQRIRTLPDRPKSALVFSNHASEVSDAIRSACERCGIERIDVVGIRSGNRVAHPEKILADYDIVFAKARAAIEAMASGCAVIVTDYAGLAGMVTTDNVDRLRGLNFGVRSMQANVLTSETVQRELERYDARDARHVTDRIRKDADLDPVVDRWISIYHQVERTWAETGESVTDVRKLQAASEYLRSLSPRLKSAIQNEQLRNALESERNSLTREVKDYRARSEALAAEMQASARGVVASIKSSALRAPARFVQRYNQWFRKQ, from the coding sequence ATGGCTGATGCCGGGCGTCCACTGCGGATCCTGATGACCAACAATACGCTGGCATCGCGTGCCGGCTCCGAGCTTTACCTGCTCGATCTCGCGGTCGCGCTGATGAAAAAGGGTCATTTCCCGGTGGCCTATAGCCCCGAACTCGGCGAGGTGGCGGAGGAGCTGAGCAAACGCACCATCCCGGTGATTGACGATCTCCGCGAGATGACGGTCGCGCCTGACGTCATTCATGGCCAGCACCATCACGAAACCATGACCGCAGCGCTGCGCTATCCGCACGTCCCGGTTGTCTACATCTGTCATGGCTGGGCGCCATGGCAGGAAGCTCCGCCGGCCTATCCCACCATCATGAGCTACGTGGCGGTTGACGACCTGTGCCGCGAACGGCTGCTCACCACCCACGGTATTTCGCCTCAACGCATCACGACGCTCTACAACTTCGTCGATCTGCAGAAATTCCAGCGGATACGGACGCTGCCCGACAGGCCGAAATCGGCGTTGGTCTTCAGCAATCATGCATCGGAGGTTTCGGACGCGATCCGCTCCGCCTGTGAGCGATGCGGGATCGAGCGCATCGATGTCGTCGGCATCCGGTCCGGAAACCGGGTCGCCCACCCTGAGAAAATACTCGCTGACTACGACATTGTCTTCGCGAAGGCGCGGGCCGCGATCGAGGCCATGGCATCAGGTTGCGCGGTGATTGTGACGGACTATGCGGGTCTTGCCGGCATGGTGACGACAGACAACGTGGACCGGCTGCGCGGATTGAATTTTGGCGTGCGATCCATGCAGGCGAACGTATTGACGTCCGAAACCGTTCAGCGCGAGCTCGAGAGGTACGACGCGCGCGACGCGCGCCATGTCACGGACCGGATTCGCAAGGATGCTGATCTGGATCCGGTGGTCGATCGCTGGATCTCGATCTACCATCAGGTCGAAAGGACCTGGGCCGAGACGGGCGAATCCGTGACTGACGTCCGCAAGCTGCAGGCCGCCTCGGAGTATCTGCGTTCTCTCTCGCCGAGATTGAAATCGGCCATTCAGAATGAGCAGCTTCGGAACGCTCTGGAGAGCGAACGCAATTCCTTGACCCGTGAAGTGAAAGACTATCGCGCACGATCCGAGGCCCTCGCCGCCGAGATGCAGGCGTCGGCGCGGGGCGTTGTTGCCAGCATCAAGTCCTCCGCGCTTCGGGCGCCCGCCCGTTTTGTTCAAAGGTATAATCAGTGGTTTCGGAAGCAGTAG
- a CDS encoding C4-dicarboxylate TRAP transporter substrate-binding protein, protein MKKILAATTALMLSLSASAAFAETTLILGEAGPNRGARAKSLEHFVSEVETQSKGELKIDVQWGGALFKAGGAVQGVADGVADIGTVIAVYFPQEMLGYGIADLPLLNENPWVGMRATDELMRTAPAIQADLAAKNLVYVGTFTTSQVNIGCKGKAIRSVDDIAGLKVRGVGAYGKTFQDFDANLVSMSIYDAYQGLDTGLIDCSQGYSYAVAALKQQEVMTSYTLLNWGQVGGLGLFMNKDSYDALDDAAKEALAKAGVSMADKLGELITADNEAAIEKMKAAGVEVISLPAQERDKLVTAGEKYVSAWIERADAAGLDGKMLLDQYRALLKKYETERAEQGYPWTRN, encoded by the coding sequence ATGAAAAAGATACTCGCAGCTACAACAGCCCTGATGCTGAGCCTGTCCGCCAGCGCAGCCTTCGCTGAAACCACGCTTATTCTCGGCGAAGCCGGCCCCAATCGCGGCGCCCGCGCCAAGTCGCTCGAACATTTTGTCAGCGAAGTCGAGACCCAGTCGAAAGGCGAGCTGAAGATCGACGTCCAGTGGGGCGGCGCGCTCTTCAAGGCCGGCGGCGCGGTTCAGGGCGTCGCGGACGGTGTCGCGGACATCGGCACGGTGATCGCGGTCTACTTCCCGCAGGAAATGCTGGGCTACGGCATCGCGGATCTGCCGCTTCTCAATGAGAACCCCTGGGTCGGCATGCGCGCCACCGACGAACTCATGCGCACCGCGCCCGCCATTCAGGCCGATCTCGCCGCCAAGAACCTGGTCTACGTGGGCACGTTCACCACCTCGCAGGTCAACATCGGCTGCAAGGGCAAGGCCATCCGCTCCGTCGACGACATTGCCGGGCTCAAGGTGCGCGGCGTCGGCGCCTACGGAAAGACCTTCCAGGATTTCGACGCAAATCTGGTCAGCATGTCGATCTACGACGCCTATCAGGGCCTCGACACGGGCCTCATCGACTGTTCGCAGGGCTATTCCTATGCGGTTGCCGCCCTGAAGCAGCAGGAAGTGATGACCAGCTACACCCTGTTGAACTGGGGTCAGGTCGGCGGCCTTGGACTGTTCATGAACAAGGACAGCTACGACGCGCTCGACGACGCGGCGAAGGAAGCGCTGGCGAAGGCCGGCGTCTCCATGGCCGACAAGCTCGGCGAGCTGATCACTGCCGACAACGAAGCGGCCATCGAGAAGATGAAGGCCGCCGGCGTGGAGGTCATCTCCCTTCCCGCGCAGGAACGCGACAAGCTCGTCACCGCCGGTGAGAAGTATGTCAGCGCCTGGATCGAACGCGCCGATGCGGCCGGTCTCGATGGCAAGATGCTTCTGGACCAGTACAGGGCACTCTTGAAGAAGTACGAGACCGAAAGAGCCGAACAGGGCTACCCCTGGACGCGCAACTAG
- a CDS encoding TRAP transporter small permease, whose protein sequence is MLQRIERLLLDLSVCAIAGLCLLITASVILRATLNSGIPDTVVIVRELMVFAIILPLAAATAARSHIAVEFVANMLSPRAQGALIVLGSIAGLLALIPLLYSGWREMTHTLTNGAFYFGQLSLPKWPGRVIFFIGLTVCWLRLLHLVITDAIRLRRGENLADIVRAAGASGEH, encoded by the coding sequence ATGCTGCAACGGATCGAACGTTTGCTGCTGGACCTGTCCGTCTGCGCGATCGCCGGGCTGTGCCTGTTGATCACCGCGAGCGTGATCCTGAGGGCCACCCTCAACTCCGGCATCCCCGACACGGTCGTGATCGTTCGCGAGCTCATGGTCTTCGCGATCATCCTGCCGCTGGCCGCCGCAACCGCCGCGCGCAGCCATATCGCCGTTGAATTTGTCGCCAACATGCTGTCTCCCCGGGCCCAGGGCGCGTTGATCGTGCTGGGCAGCATCGCCGGTCTGCTGGCGCTGATTCCGCTGCTTTATTCCGGCTGGCGGGAGATGACCCATACGCTGACCAACGGCGCCTTCTACTTCGGACAGCTCTCACTGCCGAAATGGCCCGGGCGCGTCATCTTCTTCATCGGCCTCACCGTGTGCTGGCTGCGGCTTCTCCATCTCGTGATCACCGACGCCATCCGGTTGCGCCGGGGAGAAAACCTCGCCGATATCGTCCGCGCGGCCGGCGCTTCGGGAGAGCACTGA
- a CDS encoding TRAP transporter large permease yields the protein MDGTTVGLVAFASVLGLLALRVPIAFALAGVAAVGTFVIFAFRTGSFTPERAINPTTSLVFSNFYDLVHSYDLSMIPLFVALGHIAYRSEITTRIYDAARVWLVNVPGGVAMASILGCGGFSAITGSSIACASTMGRICSPEMLRMGYDKRLATASVAAGGTLGSLIPPSVLFIIYGIFTETSISKLFLAGILPGLLTLAGFLFVVFVWVKRDPSAAPVFKGTLARGDRRRAAFKAWPALALFAIIIGGIYGGIFTATEAAAICVAVATIFGFAQKKLTLQGLIDSLRETALQTAAIFIIAASAKIFVAFVALTGVAGSIGETVTAANLSPGVLLLVIALVYLALGMFLDPIGIMVLTLPLMIPLVESYGFDLIWFGVVVIKLLEIGLITPPVGLNVFVIGNVVGKEVSIDKIFAGVMRFLAVDVIVLLLLILFPIISILIPATMR from the coding sequence ATGGACGGAACCACTGTCGGCCTGGTGGCTTTCGCCTCGGTCCTGGGCCTTCTCGCCTTGCGGGTGCCGATCGCCTTCGCGCTCGCGGGCGTCGCCGCCGTGGGCACCTTCGTGATCTTCGCGTTCAGGACGGGAAGCTTCACCCCCGAGCGGGCCATCAATCCCACCACATCGCTGGTGTTTTCGAACTTCTACGACCTGGTCCATTCCTACGATCTGTCGATGATCCCGCTGTTCGTCGCTCTGGGACACATCGCCTACCGCTCCGAGATCACGACCCGCATCTATGACGCGGCCCGGGTGTGGCTGGTGAACGTCCCCGGTGGCGTCGCCATGGCGTCCATTCTCGGCTGCGGCGGCTTCTCGGCGATCACCGGATCCTCGATCGCCTGCGCCTCGACCATGGGACGCATCTGTTCGCCGGAAATGCTGCGCATGGGCTACGACAAGCGGCTGGCCACGGCCAGCGTCGCCGCCGGCGGCACGCTGGGATCGCTGATCCCGCCCTCCGTGCTGTTCATCATCTATGGCATCTTCACCGAGACCTCGATCAGCAAGCTGTTCCTCGCCGGCATCCTGCCGGGGCTTTTGACCCTGGCTGGATTTCTGTTCGTGGTCTTCGTCTGGGTGAAGCGCGATCCGTCCGCGGCGCCCGTCTTCAAGGGAACGCTTGCCCGGGGCGACAGGCGCCGCGCCGCGTTCAAGGCATGGCCGGCCCTCGCCCTCTTCGCCATCATCATCGGCGGCATCTACGGCGGCATCTTCACCGCGACGGAAGCCGCCGCCATCTGCGTCGCCGTGGCCACGATTTTCGGCTTCGCGCAGAAGAAACTGACGCTCCAGGGCCTGATCGACAGCCTGCGCGAAACAGCGCTTCAGACGGCCGCCATCTTCATCATCGCCGCGTCCGCGAAGATCTTTGTCGCCTTCGTTGCGCTGACCGGTGTCGCGGGCTCGATCGGCGAAACCGTCACCGCTGCCAACCTGTCGCCCGGCGTGCTGCTGCTGGTGATCGCGCTGGTCTATCTGGCGCTCGGCATGTTCCTCGACCCGATCGGCATCATGGTGCTCACGCTTCCGCTGATGATTCCGCTGGTCGAGAGCTATGGATTCGACCTGATCTGGTTCGGCGTCGTGGTGATCAAGCTGCTTGAGATCGGCCTGATAACCCCGCCGGTGGGTCTCAACGTCTTCGTCATCGGCAATGTTGTCGGCAAGGAAGTGTCCATCGACAAGATCTTCGCGGGCGTGATGCGGTTTCTCGCGGTGGATGTGATCGTCCTTCTGCTTCTTATTCTGTTTCCGATCATTTCGATCCTCATTCCAGCAACGATGCGCTAG
- a CDS encoding DapH/DapD/GlmU-related protein, whose product MRLGLTDRFPDVVFYNPDLTEVQDDVVIGAGARVGSMTLIHATARIGSGTTIGSHCNICACVIGNNVSIQTGCHITRGVVVEDDVFIGPHVVTLNDKLKGGPLTFPHIGKGAKIGGGSRILPGVRIGAGAVVGAGSVVVRDVPPGALVMGNPARVRMPEDAE is encoded by the coding sequence ATGCGGCTCGGCTTGACGGATCGGTTCCCCGACGTCGTGTTCTACAATCCCGACCTCACGGAGGTTCAGGACGACGTCGTGATCGGAGCGGGAGCCAGGGTCGGGTCGATGACGCTGATCCACGCCACGGCCCGCATCGGGTCCGGCACCACGATCGGCTCCCACTGCAACATCTGCGCCTGCGTCATTGGAAACAACGTCTCCATTCAGACCGGATGCCACATTACCCGTGGCGTCGTCGTGGAGGACGATGTGTTCATCGGACCGCACGTGGTGACCTTGAACGACAAGCTGAAGGGCGGTCCGCTGACCTTTCCCCACATCGGGAAGGGCGCGAAGATCGGTGGCGGCAGCCGCATCCTGCCCGGCGTGCGCATTGGCGCGGGCGCGGTCGTCGGCGCGGGCAGCGTGGTGGTCCGGGACGTTCCTCCCGGAGCGCTCGTCATGGGAAATCCGGCGCGGGTTCGCATGCCCGAGGACGCAGAGTAG